From Dehalococcoidia bacterium, one genomic window encodes:
- a CDS encoding cytochrome c oxidase assembly protein → MNKEIGFSEFITSWDYSSYFFYFLIIIFLIYIIGSVRLLSISKNKIQKIKFYRGFLGYILLIFSLVGPISAFEDTFWIHMIQHLILIMLVPPLILSGLLFSANLWFFPRIIRIGFADFLRPKKIFRKILNIITSPKFGLIFYIISLWTWHLPIFFNYALEYPVVHNFEHLSFFISGILFWWPVIGLSIGAKKISIPMRIVYLLLAVTPTAVVAAFITLSDSVIYGDDIPRLLNISAIEDQKIGGLIMWIPGNTIFIATLTVLFFKWSYKQSKESRKYKG, encoded by the coding sequence TTGAATAAAGAAATAGGATTTTCAGAATTTATAACTTCATGGGATTATAGCTCTTATTTTTTCTATTTTCTTATAATCATATTTCTTATATACATAATTGGCTCAGTAAGACTTTTATCTATTTCAAAAAATAAAATTCAAAAAATAAAATTTTATAGAGGTTTTTTAGGTTATATTCTTCTAATATTTTCACTTGTGGGACCAATATCAGCTTTTGAAGATACATTTTGGATTCATATGATTCAACACTTAATACTAATTATGTTGGTTCCTCCTCTGATATTAAGCGGGCTTTTATTTTCTGCAAATTTATGGTTTTTCCCAAGAATAATTAGAATTGGATTTGCAGATTTTCTTAGACCTAAAAAGATTTTTAGAAAAATTCTTAATATAATCACTTCTCCTAAATTTGGTCTGATTTTTTATATTATTTCACTTTGGACTTGGCATCTTCCTATTTTTTTTAATTATGCTCTAGAATATCCTGTAGTTCATAACTTTGAACACTTATCTTTTTTCATTAGTGGAATATTATTTTGGTGGCCTGTAATCGGATTGAGTATTGGAGCGAAGAAAATTTCAATTCCTATGAGAATTGTATATTTACTTCTAGCTGTTACCCCAACTGCAGTTGTTGCGGCCTTTATAACTCTTTCTGATTCAGTTATTTATGGAGACGACATTCCTAGATTATTAAACATTTCAGCGATAGAAGATCAAAAAATAGGTGGTCTAATTATGTGGATACCAGGAAATACTATATTTATAGCAACCTTAACAGTGTTGTTTTTTAAGTGGTCTTACAAACAATCGAAGGAATCTAGAAAATATAAAGGTTAA
- a CDS encoding cytochrome C oxidase subunit IV family protein — protein MSLLKDLFHHDGNGWWKIPKTAEAESNPPREHPFGGLINFTKNFLTYITSGKGHAGPGYYWTIAGILAVITLIEVWWFDVEALKYLLVPAMLGFSLVKFILVVAFFMHLRFDNKMYSTVFVTCMIIGIIIFTLFLFLSAFHGFGN, from the coding sequence GTGTCGTTACTAAAAGATTTATTTCATCATGACGGAAATGGTTGGTGGAAAATTCCTAAAACAGCAGAAGCTGAATCAAACCCTCCACGAGAACATCCTTTTGGAGGATTAATTAATTTTACTAAAAACTTTCTTACATATATCACTTCTGGTAAGGGTCATGCTGGTCCTGGTTACTACTGGACAATTGCAGGTATATTAGCAGTAATAACGCTCATAGAAGTGTGGTGGTTTGATGTTGAAGCATTGAAATACCTACTTGTTCCAGCTATGTTAGGATTTTCTTTAGTAAAATTTATTCTTGTTGTTGCATTTTTTATGCATCTAAGATTTGATAATAAAATGTATTCTACAGTTTTTGTAACTTGCATGATTATAGGAATCATAATATTTACTCTATTTTTATTCCTTTCTGCTTTTCATGGTTTTGGCAACTAA